One Xiphophorus maculatus strain JP 163 A chromosome 10, X_maculatus-5.0-male, whole genome shotgun sequence genomic region harbors:
- the LOC102219373 gene encoding alpha-tectorin-like isoform X34 produces the protein MAGRILLPLLLLSATAGVATQTTTASETTQAGISTQRQAGVSTQSQAGLSTQRQAGVSTQSQAGVSTQSQAGISTQRQAGVSTQSQAGISTQRQAGVSTQSQAGLSTQRQAGVTSQSQAGMTNQSQAGLSTQRQAGVSTQSQAGVTNQSQAGLSTQQQAGVSTQSQAGFSTQRQAGVSTQSQAGLSTQQQAGVSTQSQAGFSTQRQAGVSTQSQAGVTNQSQAGLSTQRQAGVTSQSQAGLSTQQQAGVSTQSQAGFSTQRQAGVSTQSQAGVTNQSQAGFSTQRQAGVSTQSQAGVTNQSQAGFSTQRQAGVSTQSQAGVTNQSQAGLSTQQQAGVTSQSQAGLSTQRQAGVSTQSQAGLSTQRQAGMTNQSQAGLSTQQQAGVSTQSQAGLSTQRQAGVSTQSQAGMTNQSQAGLSTQQQAGVSTQSQAGLSTQRQAGVSTQSQAGVTNQSQAGLSTQRQAGVSTQSQAGLSTQRQAGVSTQSQAGLSTQQQAGVSTQSQAGVSTQSQAGMSTQSQAGVSTQRQAGVTPQSQGPLYPIAGTISSQSDDGSSPAISLLRSFNYFGQSYSQIYVNHNGDLTFDAPWYSYTPQRFPMYGSKDVIAPFWTDLDNRGNGDIYYIQYTSGSILQQVTQDINRYFPALNFQANWVFIATWHEVAYFPTTGTQTTFQAVLTTNGQYSFVLMNYGSIASTSRYVQAGYDTISSSHHFTIPGSFSSDATGPNSTFSLGSNVNVPGRWAFRVDHGSLVCNFNGQPVQLGDSFWSDSTCAQKCICTRAGLQCSNNPCSFSQICRPAAFQYSCQTVQRQTCTVTGDPHYYTFDNSVFHFQGTCTYVLSEQCQNGLPYYRVEGKNGHQGSTHVSWTVLVKVFVHDENIELVKGHQSQAKVNGSFVSTPFSLRNGSIQVYQSGFSVIISTDFGLMVSYDRFLYVRISLPYTYQNSTCGLCGNFNNRPEDDFRTREGEVVSSDVDFANSWKAAGDDEPGCDPHCSGLACAGCTAAQTALYRNSAHCGILENSTGPFAACHQQLPPRSFVDSCVYDLCVSGGYQPILCQALNVYSSQCQQNGIQPQSWRRSGFCEIPCPANSHFEAQGTGCPSTCVNPNSTNNCPLPNQESCVCNSGYLLSGGVCVPHSDCGCSFEGHYYRSGETVILDADCGRRCTCRFGSMTCSSHTCGQHESCRVEDGVRGCRPNSFATCWTRGPGSYNTFDGVMYQYPGACRLTLAKVMGSSDRTHFMITVEKVPQGPQGFSNVLKFEAQGTQVAIEMSNTSTVKVDGQLTRLPFSSGSNRIRIFQSSTHSVILRTAFGVTLQTVWPHFVRVTAPGVYSGLLGGLCGNYNADQNDDFRTPNGTLVTDSQMFGDSWRDGSLADHCVESRPRNPATNLRSSEYCGVLTSPTGPFTSCWAAVNPWQQVDACVEILQGSRDPASTLCEVLRDYALMCQHNDGSLGQWRNATGCVPTCPSNSHYELCGSSCPSSCPSLSFPFTCDTQCQEGCQCNDGFVLNGNQCVPPTSCGCFHDGRYRQAGEQFWDGEACQSFCTCNGVTGVVQCSPNSCGPQESCHVVGGEFGCHPNPHGTCSASGDPHYLTFDGKAYDFQGTCRYVLATVCNDTVDLHQFSVKAKNEPWFGLPVSITAEVVVDVLGYEVRMSRGNIGTVEVNGITRNLPIVFNGSLSIFGSGSQTFVNAAFGLSVMYDGSSTVSISVPPSYRGNMCGLCGNFNGNQTDDFHTPSGALSNTADAFGAAWKVPGNHTCSDGCGSSCAQCNDDRSARAQCEVIRAADGPFSFCHEEVDPAPYFSDCVFDVCVSGNRGSDLLCRALETYVSACQSANVRIYPWRQNTTCRTECPANSHYELCGTDCGHTCASSIDAACDHVCSEGCFCDEGFSRSGTSCVPVESCGCQHDGFYFNAGESFWTDGCSQQCECQAPNVLICSPSSCTPTQECTIRDGQLGCYDAMSTCTVLGDPHYITFDGALTHFQGSCSYVITESLRHSNNETQYKVVATNKHRGNNFVSFVSSVDIFLSNHPESAHVRLGPNKRVKVNGAEVSLPTTAGTFGQVMRQGSYIVFNAADVVVQFDGSSTLLVRMGRNYQNRVSGMCGNFNGDPNDDKVLPNGTLAQNDNQFGHSWKSETSQEGCGSTDQRSGDGLSDCRFIEEYKELCRVITNTSGPFSSCHLHSNPQPFFTSCVYDLCLYTPANGMLCSAVSAYEKTCTNLGLSIPNWRSPLRCAETDPCEQLDCAEYEWCGKKNGVYGCFCDEQHHRPNNESYDSNIECSSSSGTMSVSRCQLFEAGFHSSALHLHDSSCNGTLQDGRLIFHFDNDGHLCGTALRSNGTHFMYENTIQGHVDPHGGLISRERNLHLDFSCVYPLAQALSMAVGINPVESILRKKLPVGTGSYSVRMIPYEDEGFHFPLSTNGNIELEVDQMFYMEVRTEGVDQRQFATVLDSCWATPVNQANYPVRWDLIASQCPNPEDGTVEVIQNGVSTVSRFSFRMFSFTNHTQIYLHCSVHLCLLRNNNCRAHCYPGYHTLFKRDVSYHDSSALSIGPLVLVAQPNTGGLIQRNGVNRKISTSDGTGHLASIVTLIVSLLMTRILVN, from the exons ctGGATTGTCAACTCAACAACAAG ctGGAGTGTCAACTCAAAGTCAAG ctgGATTTTCAACTCAGCGTCAAG ctGGAGTGTCAACTCAAAGTCAAG ctGGAGTGACAAATCAAAGTCAAG ctgGATTTTCAACTCAGCGTCAAG ctGGAGTGTCAACTCAAAGTCAAG ctGGAGTGACAAATCAAAGTCAAG ctgGATTTTCAACTCAGCGTCAAG ctGGAGTGTCAACTCAAAGTCAAG ctGGAGTGACAAATCAAAGTCAAG ctGGATTGTCAACTCAACAACAAG ctGGAGTGACATCTCAAAGTCAAG ctgGATTGTCAACTCAGCGTCAAG ctGGAGTGTCAACACAAAGTCAAG ctgGATTGTCAACTCAGCGTCAAG ctGGAATGACAAATCAAAGTCAAG ctGGATTGTCAACTCAACAACAAG ctGGAGTGTCAACTCAAAGTCAAG ctgGATTGTCAACTCAGCGTCAAG ctGGAGTGTCAACTCAAAGTCAAG ctGGAATGACAAATCAAAGTCAAG ctgGATTGTCAACTCAACAACAAG ctGGAGTGTCAACACAAAGTCAAG ctgGATTGTCAACTCAGCGTCAAG ctGGAGTGTCAACTCAAAGTCAAG ctGGAGTGACAAATCAAAGTCAAG ctgGATTGTCAACTCAGCGTCAAG ctGGAGTGTCAACACAAAGTCAAG ctgGATTGTCAACTCAGCGTCAAG ctGGAGTGTCAACTCAAAGTCAAG ctGGATTGTCAACTCAACAACAAG ctGGAGTGTCAACTCAAAGTCAAG ctGGAGTGTCAACTCAAAGTCAAG CTGGAATGTCAACTCAAAGTCAAG ctgGAGTATCAACTCAGCGTCAAG CTGGAGTGACACCTCAAAGTCAAG gaCCCCTCTACCCAATTGCTGGAACAATAAGCTCTCAATCAGATGATGGAAGCTCACCTGCAATTTCACTCCTACGATCCTTTAACTATTTTGGACAGTCTTACTCTCAGATTTAC GTGAACCACAACGGAGATCTGACCTTTGATGCACCATGGTATAGTTATACTCCTCAACGTTTTCCAATGTATGGAAGCAAAGACGTCATTGCTCCGTTCTGGACTGATTTAGACAACAGAGGAAATGGTGATATCTACTATATTCAGTACACCAGCGGCTCTATTCTCCAACAAGTTACACAGGACATCAATAGATACTTCCCAGCTCTTAACTTTCAGGCAAACTGGGTCTTCATAGCAACATGGCATGAAGTTGCCTATTTTCCAACAACTGGAACA CAAACAACCTTTCAGGCAGTCTTGACTACCAATGGCCAATATTCATTTGTGCTGATGAATTATGGCTCAATAGCCTCCACGTCAAGATATGTACAG GCTGGATACGATACGATCAGTTCCTCTCACCACTTCACCATCCCTGGATCATTCTCTAGTGACGCAACCGGACCTAACTCAACTTTTAGTCTTGGCAGTAATGTCAACGTACCCGGTCGCTGGGCCTTCCGTGTCGATCATGGATCATTAGTCTGTAATTTTAATG gtcaACCTGTTCAACTTGGTGACTCTTTCTGGAGTGACAGCACCTGTGCACAGAAATGCATCTGCACCAGAGCAGGGCTGCAATGCTCCAACAATCCCTGCTCCTTCTCCCAAATCTGTCGGCCAGCTGCCTTTCAGTACTCCTGCCAGACTGTGCAAAGACAAACCTGCACCGTCACTGGAGATCCACATTACTACACCTTTGACAACTCAGTGTTTCACTTTCAAGGCACATGCACTTACGTTCTGTCAGAGCAGTGTCAGAACGGACTGCCCTACTACAGAGTGGAGGGGAAGAATGGGCATCAGGGTAGCACTCATGTTTCATGGACAGTACTGGTCAAAGTCTTTGTTCATGATGAAAATATCGAGCTGGTTAAAGGACATCAAAGTCAGGCCAAG GTCAACGGAAGCTTTGTATCAACTCCGTTTTCCCTCAGAAACGGCTCTATCCAGGTTTATCAGTCAGGTTTCTCTGTGATCATCAGCACTGACTTTGGCCTGATGGTTTCTTATGACAGGTTTTTATATGTCCGAATCAGTTTGCCCTACACTTACCAAAATAGCACATGTGGGCTCTGCGGAAACTTCAACAATCGCCCTGAGGATGACTTTCGAACCCGTGAAGGTGAAGTGGTGAGCTCTGATGTGGATTTTGCCAACAGCTGGAAAGCTGCTGGTGATGATGAGCCTGGCTGTGATCCTCATTGTTCAGGTCTGGCCTGTGCTGGCTGCACAGCAGCTCAGACAGCACTGTACAGAAACTCTGCCCACTGTGGTATTCTTGAGAACAGCACAGGTCCGTTTGCTGCATGCCATCAACAACTTCCTCCAAGATCTTTTGTGGACAGCTGTGTGTATGATCTCTGTGTCAGTGGAGGGTATCAACCCATTCTGTGCCAAGCCCTAAATGTCTACTCAAGTCAGTGTCAACAAAATGGGATCCAGCCGCAAAGCTGGCGGCGTTCTGGCTTCTGTG AAATCCCCTGCCCAGCCAATAGCCACTTTGAGGCCCAGGGTACAGGATGTCCATCTACATGTGTCAACCCCAATTCCACCAACAACTGCCCCCTCCCAAACCAAGAGAGCTGTGTCTGCAATTCAGGCTACCTCCTGAGTGGAGGGGTCTGTGTCCCTCATTCTGACTGTGGCTGCAGCTTTGAGGGTCACTACTACCGCTCAGGAGAAACTGTCATACTGGATGCAGACTGTGGGAGGCGCTGTACATGCAGATTTGGCTCCATGACTTGCAGCTCTCACACCTGTGGCCAACATGAGTCCTGCAGGGTGGAGGATGGAGTAAGAGGTTGCAGACCAAACAGCTTTGCAACATGTTGGACAAGAGGCCCAGGATCATACAATACATTTGATGGAGTGATGTATCAGTACCCTGGAGCATGTCGCCTGACCCTTGCCAAAGTTATGGGATCCTCTGATCGCACACACTTCATGattactgtggaaaaagttcctCAGGGGCCACAGGGTTTCTCTAATGTGCTAAAATTTGAGGCACAGGGAACACAAGTTGCTATTGAGATGTCAAATACTAGCACCGTTAAG GTTGATGGCCAACTGACCAGACTGCCATTCAGCTCTGGATCCAACAGAATCCGTATCTTCCAAAGCAGCACTCACAGTGTCATCCTTCGCACAGCCTTTGGTGTAACTCTGCAGACTGTCTGGCCTCATTTTGTCCGTGTCACTGCACCAGGTGTCTACAGTGGTTTATTAGGTGGACTTTGTGGAAACTACAATGCTGACCAGAATGACGATTTCCGTACACCCAATGGTACTCTAGTCACTGACTCCCAGATGTTTGGGGACAGTTGGCGAGATGGCTCCCTGGCAGATCACTGTGTGGAAAGCAGACCTCGTAATCCTGCAACCAATTTACGTTCCAGTGAGTACTGTGGAGTTCTTACTTCACCCACTGGGCCCTTTACATCATGCTGGGCTGCAGTGAACCCCTGGCAGCAGGTAGATGCATGTGTAGAAATCCTCCAAGGCTCCAGAGATCCAGCATCAACGCTGTGTGAGGTCCTCCGAGATTATGCACTGATGTGTCAACATAACGATGGATCCTTGGGACAGTGGAGGAATGCAACTGGCTGTG TACCAACCTGTCCATCAAACAGTCATTATGAACTCTGTGGAAGTTCATGTCCGTCTTCCTGCCCCAGCCTCTCCTTCCCCTTCACCTGTGACACTCAGTGCCAGGAGGGATGCCAGTGTAATGATGGGTTTGTCCTCAATGGTAACCAGTGTGTGCCTCCAACATCCTGTGGATGCTTTCATGATGGACGATATCGGCAAGCTGGAGAACAGTTCTGGGATGGAGAAGCATGTCAGAGCTTTTGCACCTGTAATGGTGTAACTGGTGTAGTCCAATGTTCCCCAAATTCATGTGGACCTCAGGAGTCCTGCCATGTTGTGGGGGGTGAGTTTGGCTGCCATCCCAACCCTCATGGCACCTGCTCGGCCTCTGGAGACCCTCACTACCTGACCTTTGATGGCAAGGCTTATGACTTCCAGGGAACCTGCCGCTATGTTCTGGCAACAGTGTGCAATGACACTGTGGACCTTCACCAGTTTTCTGTGAAAGCAAAGAATGAACCGTGGTTTGGACTGCCAGTTTCTATCACGGCTGAAGTGGTTGTTGATGTCTTGGGCTATGAAGTGCGTATGTCGAGAGGCAACATTGGTACTGTGGAG GTGAATGGAATCACAAGAAACCTGCCCATTGTTTTCAATGGAAGCCTGTCAATTTTTGGAAGTGGATCTCAAACATTTGTCAACGCAGCTTTTGGACTGAGCGTCATGTATGATGGAAGTAGCACAGTGTCCATTTCGGTGCCCCCAAGCTACAG AGGAAACATGTGTGGACTTTGTGGAAACTTCAATGGAAATCAAACTGATGATTTCCACACTCCAAGTGGAGCATTGTCCAACACTGCAGATGCTTTTGGGGCAGCTTGGAAGGTTCCTGGAAACCACACCTGTAGTGACGGCTGTGGCTCTTCATGCGCACAATGCAATGATGACCGATCTGCCAGGGCCCAGTGTGAGGTGATCCGGGCAGCTGACGGCCCCTTCAGCTTCTGCCACGAGGAGGTGGATCCAGCACCATATTTCAGTGACTGCGTCTTTGATGTCTGCGTGTCGGGAAATCGAGGCAGTGATCTCCTGTGCAGGGCTCTAGAGACATACGTCAGTGCCTGTCAGTCTGCTAATGTCCGAATCTACCCTTGGAGACAAAACACCACTTGCA gaACTGAGTGCCCAGCCAACAGCCATTATGAGCTGTGTGGAACAGACTGCGGCCACACCTGTGCCAGCAGCATTGATGCTGCCTGTGACCATGTTTGCTCTGAGGGATGTTTCTGTGATGAAGGTTTTTCCAGGAGTGGAACAAGCTGTGTGCCTGTGGAGAGCTGTGGCTGTCAGCATGACGGCTTCTATTTCAAT GCCGGTGAGTCCTTCTGGACAGACGGTTGCTCCCAACAGTGTGAATGTCAAGCGCCCAATGTCCTGATCTGCAGTCCCTCATCATGCACTCCTACACAAGAGTGCACCATCAGAGATGGCCAGCTGGGCTGTTACGACGCCATGTCTACCTGTACTGTATTGGGTGACCCACACTACATCACCTTCGATGGAGCCCTAACTCATTTCCAGGGATCATGCTCTTACGTCATCACTGAAAGCTTGAGACACAGCAACAATGAAACTCAGTACAAAGTCGTGGCCACCAACAAGCACAGAGGAAACAACTTTGTGTCTTTCGTGTCATCAGTTGATATATTCCTCTCAAATCATCCAGAGAGTGCTCATGTCAGACTCGGACCGAACAAGAGAGTCAag GTAAATGGAGCAGAGGTTTCTCTTCCCACCACTGCAGGAACTTTTGGTCAGGTGATGAGGCAGGGAAGTTACATAGTGTTTAATGCTGCTGATGTCGTAGTCCAGTTTGATGGCTCCAGTACTTTACTGGTCAGGATGGGCCGCAACTACCAGAACAGAGTTAGTGGAATGTGTGGGAACTTCAATGGTGATCCCAATGATGACAAAGTTTTGCCCAATGGTACTTTGGCCCAAAACGACAACCAGTTTGGCCACAGCTGGAAATCAGAGACAAGCCAAGAAGG ATGTGGATCCACTGATCAGAGAAGTGGTGATGGACTAAGTGACTGCCGCTTCATAGAAGAatacaaagaactctgcagagTCATCACCAACACCAGTGGCCCATTCAGTTCTTGTCACCTGCATTCAAACCCCCAACCAtttttcacttcctgtgtttacGATCTCTGCCTCTATACACCAGCCAATGGCATGCTGTGTTCTGCTGTCTCTGCTTATGAGAAAACCTGCACCAATTTGGGCCTTAGCATCCCCAACTGGCGCTCTCCTTTGCGTTGTG CTGAGACTGACCCCTGTGAACAGCTGGACTGCGCAGAGTATGAGTGGTGTGGTAAGAAAAATGGTGTGTACGGCTGCTTCTGTGACGAGCAACATCATCGACCCAACAATGAGAGCTACG ACTCAAACATTGAATGCTCCAGCAGTTCTGGCACCATGTCAGTGTCTCGCTGCCAGCTGTTTGAAGCGGGCTTCCACTCCAGTGCTCTCCATCTCCATGACAGCTCTTGCAACGGGACTCTCCAGGACGGACGACTCATCTTCCATTTTGACAATGACGGCCATCTGTGTGGGACAGCTCTTAGG AGCAATGGAACTCACTTCATGTATGAGAACACTATTCAAGGGCATGTGGATCCTCATGGAGGTTTGATTAGCCGTGAGAGGAATCTTCATCTGGATTTCTCCTGTGTTTACCCTCTGGCTCAGGCTCTGTCAATGGCTGTGGGCATCAACCCTGTGGAGAG CATTTTGAGGAAGAAGCTTCCTGTTGGCACTGGATCTTATAGTGTGAGGATGATCCCCTATGAGGATGAAGGCTTCCACTTCCCCTTGAGCACTAATGGAAACATAGAACTGGAAGttgatcaaatgttttacatgGAGGTGCGAACAGAAGGGGTGGATCAGCGCCAGTTTGCCACAGTTCTGGACTCTTGCTGGGCCACGCCAGTCAACCAAGCAAACTATCCTGTCCGCTGGGATCTCATTGCTTCGCA GTGTCCTAATCCAGAAGATGGAACCGTAGAGGTGATTCAGAACGGTGTCTCCACTGTGTCTCGTTTCTCCTTCAGGATGTTCAGCTTCACCAACCACACACAGATTTACTTGCACTGCAGTGTCCACTTGTGTCTTTTGAGAAACAACAACTGCAGAGCT cattgCTACCCGGGTTACCACACTCTATTCAAGAGGGACGTATCTTACCATGACTCTTCAGCTCTGTCAATTGGACCACTGGTGCTTGTGGCACAACCAAACACTG GTGGACTAATCCAAAGAAACGGTGTGAATCGAAAGATATCGACGTCAGATGGTACAGGCCATCTGGCATCAATTGTTACCCTGATTGTCAGTTTGCTGATGACCAGAATTCTGGTCAATTAA